Within Sandaracinaceae bacterium, the genomic segment CCCTCCAGGCCGTCGCGTGGTCGATCACGCACGCGCCGGTCGGCGACGCGCTCACCCACGCGGTGCACCCGGGCACGGTGGACATCGGCGCGGGGCTGCTGGCACAGGGCTTGCGGATAGCGTCCCCCATCGTGGGCACGATGTTCATCGTTCAGCTCGGAATGGGCCTCGTCGCGAGGTCGGCGCCGCGCGTTCAGATCTTCGCGCTCACCTTCGCCGTCACCTCCGCCGTGGGCGCCGCCGTGCTCTACGCGTCGCTCCCCGCCGTCGTCACCGCGCTGACCGCCCACCTGGGTGAGCTCCCCGCGGCCCTCCGCGCAGCGCTGGGAGGCGGCTGATGGCCGACGTCGACAAAGACAGCAAGACAGAGGAAGCGACCCCAAAAAAGCTCGAGCAGCTGCGCGAGCAAGGGCAGGTCGCCAAGAGCGCCGACGTCGCGGGCGCGGCCACCGTCGTCTCCACCGTCGCCATCCTCGCGGTGATGGGAGGCGGCTTCGCCGACGCCGTCACGCGCTTCACCGAGCGCATCTTCCGCCTGCGCGACGTGCACCGCCCCTTCGAGGCGCTCGAGACGCTCGGGCAGATCGGGGTCGAGATCGTCGGCCCCATCGCGGGCGCGGCCGCGGTGGCCGCCATCGTCGCGACGGTGGTGCAGACCAAGGGCCTGTTCGCGCTCGCCTCGCTCCAGCCGAAGCCCGAGCGCATGAACCCGCTCGAGGGCCTCAAGAAGGTCCTGCCCGGCCCGCAGATGCTGGTCGAGCTCGGCAAGAGCCTGCTCAAGGTCGGCCTCGTCGGCATCCTCGTCTGGCGCGTCATCGACGACGGGCTGCCGCGCTTCGTCGTGCTGCCCATGGCCGAGACCGAGGCGGGCGCGGCCGAGGTCGGCGCCATCGCGGCCAAGCTGGTCCTCTGGGGCGTCGCCGCCCTGACCGTGCTCGCCGCGCTCGACTACGTCATCACCTGGCGCCGTTTCGCCAAGCAGAACCGCATGGCGAAGCACGAGGTGAAGGAAGAGCACAAGCAGAGCGAGGGCGACCCACACATCAAGGGCAAGCGCCGCCAGAAGCAGCGCGAGCTCGCGAACCAGCGCTCGGTGCAGGCGGTCGAGGACGCCACCTGCCTGGTCACCAACCCGACGCACATCGCGGTCGCCATCCGCTACGAGCCCGACCAGGGCGACGCGGCGCCGATCATGCTCGGCTCCGGGGTCGAGGAGGTCGCGCTCCGCATGCGCGCCGAGGCCCGCAAGAAGGGCATCCCGATCGTCGAGAACAAGCCCCTCGCCCGCGCGCTCCGCGCCACCGGCAAGCCCGGCCGCCCCATCCCGGTCGAGCTCTACGAGATCGCGGCCAAGGTCATCGCCCACGTCATGGGCATCCGAGGTGGGAGATGAGCGCCGCGACCAGCGCCAAGAGCGCGGGCATGTTCCCGGCGCGGTTCGCCACCGTGGTGCCGGTCCTGCTGGTCGGGATCGTGCTGCTGATGGTCGTGCCGCTGCCGGCCCTGATGCTCGACTTCATGCTCGCGAGCTCGATCGCGCTGAGCGTGGCCCTGCTCCTGATCGCCATCAACCTCGAGAAGCCGCTCGATCTGTCGAGCTTCCCGACCATCCTGCTCTTCGGCACCCTGCTCCGCCTCGCGCTGAACGTCGCCTCGACGCGGCTGATCCTCCTCGAGGGCGCGAGCGGCACCGACGCGGCGGGCGAGGTGATCCGCTCCTTCGGCGAGTTCATCGTCGGCGGCAACTACCTCGTCGGCGGCACGGTCTTCGTGCTGCTCGTCATCATCAACTTCGTCGTCATCACCAAGGGCGCGGGGCGCGTCGCCGAGGTCAGCGCG encodes:
- a CDS encoding EscU/YscU/HrcU family type III secretion system export apparatus switch protein, producing the protein MADVDKDSKTEEATPKKLEQLREQGQVAKSADVAGAATVVSTVAILAVMGGGFADAVTRFTERIFRLRDVHRPFEALETLGQIGVEIVGPIAGAAAVAAIVATVVQTKGLFALASLQPKPERMNPLEGLKKVLPGPQMLVELGKSLLKVGLVGILVWRVIDDGLPRFVVLPMAETEAGAAEVGAIAAKLVLWGVAALTVLAALDYVITWRRFAKQNRMAKHEVKEEHKQSEGDPHIKGKRRQKQRELANQRSVQAVEDATCLVTNPTHIAVAIRYEPDQGDAAPIMLGSGVEEVALRMRAEARKKGIPIVENKPLARALRATGKPGRPIPVELYEIAAKVIAHVMGIRGGR